The DNA window TGTATCGCGGATCATAGTCAATGCGGTGCTCTCTCAACAAGGCGAGGAACTCCTCTTCGAAGCTGCGCTTTTGATGATGCTCGGGCTGCTTGCGAACGTATTCGAGGGTTCTGTCCAAAGTGGAGACGCTCACCGTGAACGCGCCGTATCCGTCCTGCCAATGGAACTCGGGCCCAGGATGCTCGTTGATCCATTTCGATGAGCCGCCTTTCAACAACTGAACGGCCTTGGCAATAGCGATTGTAGCGGGCAGCGAGAGCAACACGTGGACGTGATCGTCCGTGCCGCCGACCGCAAGTGCCTTCATCTGATTTTCGCGGGCAATGCCGCCGAGATAGGCCCAGAGCTTTGGTCGCAGATCGTCGCCAATGCATTTCCGGCGGTCCCTGGTTGAAAAGACATAATGCACAAGGCTGGAGACGTACGTGTGCGCCATCTGCGACTCCGGAGTGATTTCAGCCGTGCCTACGGCACTAGCTCTATTGGTTCACCTAACCCGCCACTGAAGTGGCGGGCTACTGTAACCGGTCCCTCCGGGACCAATTTTCTACTGAACCTTCTCGATTGCCTGGTCGATTCTCGCCACCGTCGTCTCTTTCCCCAGCACTTCCAGGGTCTCGAACAGCGGCGGGGCGTTCTTGCGCCCGCAGACGGCGACCCGGATCGGCTGGAACATCTGCCCGGCTTTGAGTTTGAGTTCCTGGGCGGCGGCGCGGAGGGCGGCGTCGAGGGTGTCGTGTTTGAAGTCGGCGGCGGGCATGTTGGCCAGCACCTTGCGCGCTTTCGTCAGCGCCTTGATCGCCATCGTCGCATCGCCCTTTTGCGGGATCAACTCCGCAGGATCGTACGGCGGCAGTTGGTCCACGAAGAAGAAGTCGGCGACGGCGAGAACATCTCTCAGCAGCTTGATGCGCTCGCGGACCAGCGGCGTGATGCGCTGGATGTATTCTGGCGAAACGTCGAAGCCCGCCTCACGCACCACGGGCAGCAGGCGCTTGCATAGGTCTTCGACAGGTAAGGCGCGGATGTGCTCGGCGTTGAGCCAGAGGGCTTTCGCGTCGAACATGTCCTCGGGGGACGGTAAGCCCCCACCCTGTCCCGCCCTCTCAACTGGGCTCGGGGCAGGCTCCCCGGGGCGGGACAAGGGTGGGGCAACCAATTCTTTGAAATTCACTACCGCGTTGGCGCGATTGATGCCCTCCAGCGAAAACAGCTCAATCAACTCTTGTCGCGTCAGGAACTCGCGGTCCTGTTTTGGCGACCAGCCCAGCAGGCACAGGAAATTGACGAACGCCTCCGGCAAGAATCCCGCGTCGCGATAGGTGGTCACGCTTACTACCGGGCCGTGCTTGCGCTTGGAGAGCTTGGTGCCGTCGGGCGCCATCAGCAAAGGCAGGTGCGCGAACTGCGGCAGCGCGGCGCCGGCGGCTTCGAAGATCAGGATGTGTTTGAAGGTGTTGGTGAGGTGGTCCTGGCCGCGGATGACGTGGCTGATGCGCAGGTCGGCGTCGTCGGCGCAGGAGGCCATGTGATAGGTCGGCATGCCGTCGGAGCGCAAGAGCGCGAAGTCCTCGATGTCGGCGGTGGACTTGGCCTGCTCGCCATAGACGGCGTCGTTGAAGCGGATGGTGCGCTGCGGCTCGCGCGGCACGCGGAAACGCAGCGCAAACGGCTCGCCAGCAGCGGCCATCTGATCGCTCTGCTCTCGTGACATCTCGCGAGCGCTGGGATGATACAGAAACAGTCCTCGGTCCACTGAGTCTGCGTGAGGCGGCGAGAAGTCGCGATACGCCATGCCCTTGGCGAAGATCGCCTCCGCCATCTGCTTGTGCAGCGCCAGCCGCTCCGACTGCCGGTATTGCTCGTCCCAGGGAAGATCGAGCCAGCGCAGGCCCTCGAAAATGGAGGTGAGCGAGGCTTCGGTGTTGCGCTCCACGTCGGTGTCGTCCACGCGCAGGATCATGGCGCCGCCGTTGTGGCGGGCGTAGAGCCAGTTGAAGATGAAGGTGCGCGCGCTGCCGACGTGCAGAAAACCCGTGGGCGACGGCGCGAAGCGGACTCGCAGCATGAATTCTCAGTATAGCAATGGGGGTGACGGTAGATGGGAGCTGGTAGCTCGTAGCTGGGGTCTGGTAGTCCGTAGTCGGCAGGCCGGGCTTTCGCATCCGATGTCAATCCCGAACCAAGGACGAGTTAACTGCGAAACAGCGCGCGCCACTGCTCCAGATCGGCCAACGGATGGGACGCCACAGCCAGGTTTGCCTTGACGTGCTCCGGCCTGCCCATACCCACCAGCGCGGTGACGATCCCCGGAGCGGAGCGGCCAAACTGGATGGCGTTTTCCGCCGAATTGCTCATGCCCAGGCGCTTGGAAATGAACTCCGGCAGCTCACCGGCGAGTTGTCCCTGGGCGAGGGTGGCGCTGCCCACCGCCGCGATGCCCATGCGATGCGCGAATTCCAGTGGCGCCACCGCCTCATTTTCGAGCTGCTGGTTACTGGCTGCCCAAGCCTCGGGCATGGCGAGATTGAACGGCAACTGGATAAAGCGAAAGTGGTGGTCGTCGCCGGCTGCGTCGTAGGCGCACTGCAGGACGGCTTCCAGCGGCATGTAGCCCTTCTGCCCCGGCGGCACGCGGAATGCATCCCAGGAGGCCACGCCATACCAGCGAATCTTGCCCGCCCTGGCTGCGTCTTCCAGCTCGCCAAAGGCAGCCAGCAGGCGCTCGACGAACTGCTTGGGCGGAATTTCGCCGAGCTGGGTCTCGGGATTGTGCAGGTAGAAGACGTCGATCGTATCCAGCCCGAGGTTGTGGCGCGAACGGTCGATCTGGTCGGCAAGGAACTTCGGCGCCATGCAATGCGATCCAGCCGCAATCTCGGCCGGATCCAGGATCCCAGGCTCTAGGTATTCCCGGGTGAAGTAGGCGCGCGGGTCGGCGGGCATATCGCCGTCGAAGGTCAGGAACCCCGCCTTGGTGCAGACCAGCACCTCGTCACGGCGCAGCGTTCCGTTTCCGATCAGCTCGGCCAAGGCGGCGCCGATGTTCTTCTCCGAGCGCTGGTGGCGATAGTTGATCGCCGTGTCCACAATGTTGATGCCCGAGCGCAGCGCTTCGGCGACGGCGGCGGTGTAGGCGCGGTCGGCGGCGGCATCGGTCTCGCCCAGGTAGGTCCCGAGGCCGATGGAGGAGAGCGAGAGTTCGCCCACATCCTTCACCCAGTCGGCGCGGCGGAAGTGTCCGGCATCGCGCACCTGTGGAAAACGCCCGGCGTAGCGCGCGGTGCCTTCGGCGGAAGCAAATCCAGAGATCATCGCCGCCTAGTGTATCAGCGCCTTGGCCGCACCTCCGTTCTTAGGGGCCCTTCGCACAGTTGCACCACATCCGCGGCGGCAACTTCAACCGCATTCTGGCATCTGTCTGTATAGTGGTGAGAAGCGCAGGAGGAGAGCATGAAAGCATTTCTGTTTGGTTTGGGACTGGGAATCGGCCTAGGCGTGCTGTTTGCGCCGATGAGCGGAGAGGAAGCCCGCAACAACCTGCAGGAGCGCGCCCAGGACCTGACCAACTCGGCGCGCAAAACCTACGAAAAGGGCCGCGAACGAGTCCAGCGCAGGGTCAGCAGCATCTGCAGCGAAGGGGGCAGTGCCACGGGCACCGAGGCCGGCGCCTAACAACGTCTTTGGAGCTGAATCCCACAGATGGCAGCCACCAAGGGCTACCTCTGTCTGTTTGCGCCTTCCGTCTCGCGGCGCTTTTCCACCGCGGGAAAAGCCTGCCACCGGGAAAACCTTTGATTTGCAATCGGCAGTGCGTTTGATAATGTAGCCCGCAGTAGGGGGAGGACATGCGCCGCCAACGCGGGTTTTCGCTGATCGAGTTGCTGATTGTGGTGGCCATCATCCTGGCCTTGGCGGCCATGGCCATCCCCAATCTGCTGCGCTCGAAGATGTCAGCTAACGAGGCCTCGGCGGTTTCGTCGCTGCACGCCATCGCCAATGCCCAGACGACGTACCAGATCACCTATCCCGACCTCGGTTACGCCGATCTACTCACCAAGCTGGCCTACCCGCCGCCGGGTCAGCCGATTGACGGCAACCACGCCGGCATCATTGACTGGGTGCTGGGTTGTGTTTCGCAACCCTGCCCGAAGTCCGGCTACCAGTTCTCCATCGGCAGCACCGTGGGTACGCCGGTCAGCGCCTACGTCGCCGTCGGCACGCCGCTGCTGGTGGGGCAAACCGGACGGCGGGGATTCTGCAGCAACCAGGCAGCGCAGGTCAGTTATGATCCCAATGGCGGAGCGAGCTGCACGATGCCGCTACAATGAACCATGCAATTTCCATGCTGGATTGCTGCTAATCAATGAGACAATCGAGAAGTGACTTACTACAGAGTTGAATTTCTGCAGACTTCCGACGCTACCCTTGCGTCAAAACTGTTTCGCACCCCGCAGCAAGGACGGAACTACGCTAAGCGAATCCTGGGATTTGCCGAGGACTGCGACTTGCAGTCGAAGGTCAATATCGTCCCGGTAAACAGGAAGGCCAAAGCATAGTTTTCAAACGGAGGGGGGCCTGCATTGACACTACCGCGACCCGCCCTTTATCCTTAAGTTTCGCCCCGGGGAGAATTCTGCCGTGTGTGCCAGGCCGGGTAATTGTCTGACGGCCTTGCGCTTACGTCAGTGCCGAGATGTTCATCAGCCTGCAAGTTCTGGAGCAGAAAGAGATCAATTTTGGGGAAGAATTCCCCCCCGAAACAATTGACCTCGGTCCACACATGCGCCAGTGCGGGCCTTTACGTTGCACCGGGCGGGCCATACTGATCGAGGAACGTCACGGGCACAAGGGAGTGATTCAGGACATCCGCGTGCTGGGCGAGTTGGCGACTTCGGTGGAAAGCGCCTGCGCCCGCTGCCTGGAGACGGTCACCCGCCCTGTGACCCGGACGTTCGAGCTGCTCTACCGGCCACTGGGCATTGATGCCGGCCGCGAGGAGATCTCGGTGACGCAGGCGGAGGCGGAGATCGGTTATTACCAAGGAGAGGGCATCGAGCTGAAGGACATTCTGAGCGAGCAGATCCTACTGGCGGTGCCCATGAGGGTGGTGTGCGCCGAGGACTGCAGGGGTCTGTGCCCGCTGTGCGGACAAAACCTCAACCAGGGCGCCTGCCAGTGCCCGGAGCCGCTCGCCGAACCGCGCTGGGAGGCCCTGAAAGGCCTGCGGGAGAAGCTGGAACGCTGACACAGTGGGGAATTTAGAATTTGAGATTTTTCAGGGTGCTGCGAAGCACGTATCGAAGATCATGAAACGCAAACGGGAACAGCATGGCAAATCCTAAACGCAGACATTCCAAGGCGCGGACGGCGACCCGGCGCGCACACGATTTCCTGACGGCGCGCTCGCTTTCCGAGTGCCCGAACTGCCACGAGCAGAAATTGCCTCATCGCGCCTGCCCGAAATGCGGCTACTATAAGGGCCGCGAAGTGCTGGCCATCAAGGAAAAGGAATAGGCCGCCGGCTTCCGCGCTGCGCTGTTGCCCGAAGCCCTGAAGCCTGAAGCCTGATTCATGCCCACGGTCATAGCCGTCGACGCGATGGGCTCGGATCGCGCCCCCAAGCCCGAAGTCGAAGGCGCGATCCTGGCCGCGCGTCAACACGACATTCACGTCTTGCTGATCGGGCCGGAAGAAGAGGTCCGCGCCGAACTGCGTCTTCATCCTTCCGCGCCCTTCGAGCAGCTCCAAGTCGTGCATGCCAGCGAGGTCATCGGCATGAACGAGAAGGCGGCGCACGCGGTGCGCGCCAAGCGCGATTCCACGCTGCGCGTCGGGTTGCGCCTGGTGCGGGACGGCAAGGCCGCCGGCTTCATCACCGCCGGCAACACCGGCGCCGCCATGGCGACCGCGAAGATGGTGCTGGGCGCGCTGCCGGGTGTGGACCGTCCCGCGCTGGCCGCCGTTTTTCCCACCGCGCAGGGGACCGCCAGCATCATGCTCGACGTCGGCGCCAACGTGGA is part of the Terriglobia bacterium genome and encodes:
- a CDS encoding aldo/keto reductase, with protein sequence MISGFASAEGTARYAGRFPQVRDAGHFRRADWVKDVGELSLSSIGLGTYLGETDAAADRAYTAAVAEALRSGINIVDTAINYRHQRSEKNIGAALAELIGNGTLRRDEVLVCTKAGFLTFDGDMPADPRAYFTREYLEPGILDPAEIAAGSHCMAPKFLADQIDRSRHNLGLDTIDVFYLHNPETQLGEIPPKQFVERLLAAFGELEDAARAGKIRWYGVASWDAFRVPPGQKGYMPLEAVLQCAYDAAGDDHHFRFIQLPFNLAMPEAWAASNQQLENEAVAPLEFAHRMGIAAVGSATLAQGQLAGELPEFISKRLGMSNSAENAIQFGRSAPGIVTALVGMGRPEHVKANLAVASHPLADLEQWRALFRS
- a CDS encoding DUF177 domain-containing protein: MFISLQVLEQKEINFGEEFPPETIDLGPHMRQCGPLRCTGRAILIEERHGHKGVIQDIRVLGELATSVESACARCLETVTRPVTRTFELLYRPLGIDAGREEISVTQAEAEIGYYQGEGIELKDILSEQILLAVPMRVVCAEDCRGLCPLCGQNLNQGACQCPEPLAEPRWEALKGLREKLER
- a CDS encoding type II secretion system GspH family protein — protein: MRRQRGFSLIELLIVVAIILALAAMAIPNLLRSKMSANEASAVSSLHAIANAQTTYQITYPDLGYADLLTKLAYPPPGQPIDGNHAGIIDWVLGCVSQPCPKSGYQFSIGSTVGTPVSAYVAVGTPLLVGQTGRRGFCSNQAAQVSYDPNGGASCTMPLQ
- the rpmF gene encoding 50S ribosomal protein L32 yields the protein MANPKRRHSKARTATRRAHDFLTARSLSECPNCHEQKLPHRACPKCGYYKGREVLAIKEKE
- a CDS encoding YtxH domain-containing protein, yielding MKAFLFGLGLGIGLGVLFAPMSGEEARNNLQERAQDLTNSARKTYEKGRERVQRRVSSICSEGGSATGTEAGA
- the gltX gene encoding glutamate--tRNA ligase encodes the protein MLRVRFAPSPTGFLHVGSARTFIFNWLYARHNGGAMILRVDDTDVERNTEASLTSIFEGLRWLDLPWDEQYRQSERLALHKQMAEAIFAKGMAYRDFSPPHADSVDRGLFLYHPSAREMSREQSDQMAAAGEPFALRFRVPREPQRTIRFNDAVYGEQAKSTADIEDFALLRSDGMPTYHMASCADDADLRISHVIRGQDHLTNTFKHILIFEAAGAALPQFAHLPLLMAPDGTKLSKRKHGPVVSVTTYRDAGFLPEAFVNFLCLLGWSPKQDREFLTRQELIELFSLEGINRANAVVNFKELVAPPLSRPGEPAPSPVERAGQGGGLPSPEDMFDAKALWLNAEHIRALPVEDLCKRLLPVVREAGFDVSPEYIQRITPLVRERIKLLRDVLAVADFFFVDQLPPYDPAELIPQKGDATMAIKALTKARKVLANMPAADFKHDTLDAALRAAAQELKLKAGQMFQPIRVAVCGRKNAPPLFETLEVLGKETTVARIDQAIEKVQ
- the tnpA gene encoding IS200/IS605 family transposase; protein product: MAHTYVSSLVHYVFSTRDRRKCIGDDLRPKLWAYLGGIARENQMKALAVGGTDDHVHVLLSLPATIAIAKAVQLLKGGSSKWINEHPGPEFHWQDGYGAFTVSVSTLDRTLEYVRKQPEHHQKRSFEEEFLALLREHRIDYDPRYIWG